A single genomic interval of Juglans regia cultivar Chandler chromosome 1, Walnut 2.0, whole genome shotgun sequence harbors:
- the LOC109008728 gene encoding myb-related protein 330-like codes for MGRSPCCAKEGLNKGAWTSQEDDILIEYIRINGEGKWRNLPKNAGLKRCGKSCRLRWLNYLRPDIKRGNMGPDEEELIIRLHKLLGNRWSLIAGRLPGRTDNEIKNYWNTNLGKKVQNQQISTAVSIPPKLSGHSDENNFPPPAVSTTPMLSGYTDENNFNPVPTINLMSSIDTSTLPSSPISKTCTNSNVIRTKAFRCSSKLLPTPQPNKSSCKENLETNVIGVGLMPMDGQHHSINKTTELSGTFDELLSLVTTTPTTTGSSGDHNNNQSSDLVMNFNLGDICLSDLLNSDFSGVCDFNCSDDNMSNDLSPVSADQPPLMQYSDHRDMLQDWKISNSCVQTMNYVAPNLQYSFSSLLNSGAEWFEE; via the exons ATGGGGAGGAGCCCTTGTTGTGCTAAGGAGGGCTTAAACAAAGGTGCTTGGACATCTCAAGAAGATGATATTCTCATAGAGTACATTAGAATCAATGGTGAAGGCAAATGGAGAAACCTTCCCAAAAATGCAG GTCTGAAAAGATGTGGGAAGAGCTGCAGGCTTCGATGGTTGAACTACCTGAGACCAGATATCAAGAGAGGTAACATGGGACCGGATGAAGAGGAACTCATCATTAGGCTCCACAAACTTCTGGGAAACAG ATGGTCTCTAATTGCTGGGAGGCTTCCGGGCCGAACagacaatgaaataaaaaactacTGGAACACCAACCTGggaaaaaaagttcaaaaccaGCAAATCAGTACTGCCGTTTCGATTCCTCCAAAGCTTTCAGGGCATTCAGATGAAAACAATTTTCCGCCACCTGCAGTTTCAACGACTCCTATGCTTTCAGGTTATAccgatgaaaacaattttaatcCAGTACCAACGATCAACCTGATGTCCTCCATTGACACAAGCACCTTACCATCATCACCAATATCGAAAACCTGCACGAACTCCAATGTGATCCGGACCAAAGCATTCAGGTGCAGCTCTAAACTTCTTCCGACCCCACAACCAAACAAGTCATCATGTAAAGAAAATTTGGAGACCAACGTGATCGGGGTAGGATTAATGCCGATGGATGGTCAACATCATTCCATAAACAAGACCACGGAGTTATCTGGTACATTCGATGAGTTATTATCACTTGTTACTACTACTCCTACTACTACAGGATCATCAGGAGATCATAATAATAATCAGTCGTCGGATTTGGTGATGAATTTCAACTTGGGGGATATTTGCTTATCGGATCTTCTCAACTCAGACTTCTCAGGTGTTTGTGATTTCAATTGTAGTGACGATAACATGAGTAATGATTTATCGCCAGTTTCTGCAGACCAACCACCTCTAATGCAGTACTCTGATCATCGGGATATGCTGCAAGATTGGAAGATAAGCAACTCATGTGTTCAAACAATGAATTATGTGGCTCCAAATCTCCAGTACTCTTTCTCATCACTTCTTAATTCTGGTGCGGAATGGTTTGAAGAATAA